From Cannabis sativa cultivar Pink pepper isolate KNU-18-1 chromosome 8, ASM2916894v1, whole genome shotgun sequence, a single genomic window includes:
- the LOC115698905 gene encoding pentatricopeptide repeat-containing protein At5g15300: MLRNVTNDRSIHRHKSSDLWQRCTNVRLLKQIHASMLVNGFNSNASALREFIFASAVTISCTIDYAHQVFAFITQPDTFMWNTIIRGSARSGNPFNAISLYNQMESQYFKPDCFTFPYLFKACTKLCWAKMGFGIHGKVVKFGFESNKFVRNALIHFHANCGDLSVAAALFDQSEETKTDVVAWSALTAGYARRGNLGIARKLFDRMPERDLVSWNVMITGYAKQGEMECARKLFDEVPRRDVVTWNAVIAGYVSCGSNTKALEMFEEMRNVGEQPDEVTMLSLLSACTGQGDLEIGQKIHSSILEKGSRNLSILLGNSLIDMYAKCGNIQRALEVFDGMMNKDVSTWNSAIGGLAFHGHAEESITLFQDMLRSKIKPNEITFVGVLVACSHAGNVEEGKRYFNLMRSEYKIEPNIKHYGCMVDILGRAGLLNEAFEFVETMAIDPNAIVWRTLLGACRIHGDVELGQRANEQLLRMKTNESGDYVLLSNIFASHGEWSGAEKVRKSMDDNGLMKEAGFSLIESNNNMFVNQFLFDSKVNKSINILEGKDVS, encoded by the coding sequence ATGCTCAGAAACGTAACAAACGACAGGAGCATTCATCGTCACAAGAGCTCCGATCTTTGGCAGAGATGTACAAATGTCAGACTCCTCAAACAAATCCACGCTTCCATGCTTGTCAATGGCTTCAATTCAAATGCTTCTGCTCTCAGAGAATTCATTTTCGCCTCTGCTGTCACCATTTCATGCACCATTGACTATGCCCACCAAGTGTTTGCTTTTATTACCCAACCAGACACATTTATGTGGAACACCATTATTAGAGGCTCAGCTAGGAGTGGTAATCCCTTTAATGCTATTTCCTTATATAATCAGATGGAAAGCCAATATTTCAAACCTGATTGTTTCACGTTTCCTTATCTCTTCAAGGCTTGTACTAAGCTTTGTTGGGCAAAGATGGGTTTTGGGATTCATGGGAAGGTTGTGAAGTTCGGGTTTGAATCCAACAAGTTTGTGAGGAATGCCCTTATTCATTTTCATGCAAATTGTGGGGATTTGAGTGTTGCAGCTGCACTTTTCGATCAATCTGAGGAGACGAAGACAGATGTTGTAGCGTGGTCGGCTTTGACTGCAGGGTATGCTAGACGAGGCAATCTTGGTATTGCTAGAAAGCTTTTTGATCGAATGCCTGAAAGAGATTTGGTTTCTTGGAATGTGATGATTACTGGGTATGCAAAGCAAGGTGAAATGGAGTGTGCAAGGAAACTTTTCGATGAGGTTCCTAGAAGGGATGTTGTGACTTGGAATGCAGTAATTGCAGGGTATGTAAGCTGTGGTTCTAACACGAAAGCGTTAGAGATGTTTGAAGAAATGAGAAATGTTGGGGAACAGCCTGATGAAGTGACAATGCTGAGTCTCTTGTCTGCTTGTACTGGTCAAGGAGACTTAGAAATTGGCCAAAAGATACACAGCTCAATTTTGGAGAAGGGTTCAAGAAATTTAAGCATTCTACTAGGAAATTCACTAATTGATATGTATGCAAAGTGTGGGAATATCCAAAGGGCACTTGAAGTTTTTGATGGGATGATGAACAAAGATGTTTCAACTTGGAATTCAGCTATAGGAGGATTGGCTTTCCATGGCCATGCTGAGGAATCAATTACTCTGTTTCAAGACATGTTGAGGAGTAAAATTAAGCCAAATGAAATCACTTTTGTTGGTGTTTTGGTTGCTTGTAGCCATGCTGGGAATGTTGAAGAAGGTAAGAGGTATTTCAATCTCATGAGAAGTGAATACAAGATTGAGCCGAATATAAAACACTATGGCTGTATGGTTGACATTCTAGGCCGTGCTGGGCTGTTAAATGAAGCGTTTGAGTTTGTAGAGACAATGGCTATTGATCCTAATGCCATTGTGTGGAGGACACTTCTTGGAGCTTGTCGAATTCATGGCGATGTTGAGCTTGGACAGCGAGCGAACGAGCAACTGCTTCGAATGAAAACGAATGAGAGCGGTGATTATGTTCTTCTTTCTAACATATTTGCTTCACATGGAGAGTGGAGTGGGGCTGAAAAGGTGAGGAAGTCGATGGATGACAATGGTCTGATGAAAGAGGCTGGCTTTAGTCTAATTGAATCCAATAATAACATGTTTGTTAACCAATTTTTGTTTGATTCAAAAGTTAAcaaatctataaatatattagaaGGCAAGGATGTTAGTTAA